Proteins co-encoded in one Methanophagales archaeon genomic window:
- a CDS encoding iron chelate uptake ABC transporter family permease subunit, with protein sequence MMMIYLIVILCITILLVTPIGNVYISPLKIIALFGSKLHLCDVDVHSIPYGYEVIIFQVRLPRIIMGILVGFALSTAGTAMQGLFKNPMADPYIIGIASGAGVGAAISIILLPYFFADYTTPFMAFLGAMLATFMVYNIAKVGGRIPVDTLLLTGIAVSLFLSAVLSLVMYLAGHDLGYIYAWLMGRIDSPNWQKVEITAFSVFVCFFLIYIFARDLNAMLLGEESAQALGINVESVKKILLVLSAFITAAAVAFAGTIGFVGLIIPHITRILVGPDHRILFPASALLGGIFMAWADAGIRFLDALLPFGEIPIGVITAFFGVPFFIYLLRSRRQSLL encoded by the coding sequence ATGATGATGATTTATCTGATTGTAATTCTTTGCATCACCATCCTGCTGGTAACGCCAATAGGCAACGTTTACATATCGCCACTGAAAATCATCGCTCTGTTTGGAAGCAAACTCCATCTCTGTGATGTTGATGTTCATTCTATCCCCTACGGGTATGAAGTGATAATCTTCCAGGTGAGACTACCACGGATAATTATGGGTATACTGGTGGGTTTCGCGCTCTCAACTGCGGGTACAGCAATGCAAGGCTTATTTAAGAACCCCATGGCAGACCCTTACATCATAGGAATAGCATCGGGAGCCGGGGTTGGTGCTGCTATTTCGATTATTTTACTCCCTTACTTCTTCGCTGATTACACTACACCATTCATGGCTTTCCTGGGCGCTATGCTCGCCACATTCATGGTTTATAACATTGCGAAGGTGGGGGGGAGAATACCGGTGGACACCTTATTACTCACCGGGATAGCGGTTTCGCTGTTCTTAAGCGCTGTTTTGTCCTTAGTGATGTATTTAGCAGGTCATGACCTGGGCTATATCTACGCATGGCTGATGGGGCGAATAGACTCGCCAAACTGGCAAAAGGTGGAAATAACTGCATTTTCTGTCTTCGTCTGTTTCTTCCTGATTTACATCTTTGCAAGAGACCTGAACGCAATGCTGCTCGGTGAAGAGTCAGCTCAGGCACTGGGTATAAATGTAGAGTCAGTAAAGAAGATTCTTCTGGTTCTTTCGGCATTCATTACCGCTGCTGCTGTGGCTTTCGCAGGAACAATTGGCTTTGTAGGTCTGATCATCCCTCACATAACGAGAATCCTCGTTGGACCTGACCATAGGATTCTTTTTCCTGCTTCCGCATTGTTAGGGGGTATTTTCATGGCATGGGCAGATGCAGGCATTCGTTTCTTAGATGCATTGCTACCCTTTGGTGAGATACCAATCGGTGTAATCACAGCCTTCTTCGGTGTTCCATTCTTCATTTATCTGTTAAGAAGCAGGAGGCAGAGTTTATTGTGA
- a CDS encoding tyrosine--tRNA ligase, whose protein sequence is MIERDPMKVLLRNVEEIVTRAELEEALASGTQLRAYAGFEPSGSVHIGHLPIITELKELQRLGFHIIVLLADVHAYLNEKGDFERIRETAEYNRRCFAAAGLSEETEYILGSSFQLDAEYMLDLLQLATVTTEKRARRSMDELSRSKTDRKVSQMLYPLMQAMDIAYLNIDVAVGGIDQRKIHMLARENLPKLGFKAPICIHTPLLIGLDGAKMSSSLDNYISVHESESEVERKIKAAFCPSKVVDGNPVLQIYRYIIFGMVEEVKIEREQEYGGDVIYHSYEHFERDYELGKLHPQDVKQNASRYLNALLTPIRKRLDVSKTF, encoded by the coding sequence ATGATAGAGCGCGACCCGATGAAGGTGCTGCTAAGGAACGTGGAGGAGATAGTGACGAGAGCTGAGCTGGAAGAGGCTCTTGCATCAGGCACACAGTTAAGAGCATATGCGGGCTTTGAGCCGAGTGGCAGTGTACATATCGGGCATCTACCGATAATAACAGAGTTAAAGGAGTTGCAGCGGCTTGGATTTCATATCATCGTGCTCCTCGCCGATGTACATGCGTATCTAAACGAGAAAGGCGATTTTGAACGGATAAGAGAGACCGCAGAGTACAACAGAAGATGCTTCGCCGCCGCTGGTCTGAGTGAAGAGACCGAGTACATACTTGGCTCTTCCTTTCAGCTTGATGCCGAATACATGCTGGACTTACTACAACTCGCAACCGTGACGACAGAGAAGCGAGCGAGGAGGAGCATGGATGAACTATCTCGCAGTAAAACAGACCGCAAGGTATCGCAGATGCTGTATCCGTTGATGCAGGCGATGGATATCGCATATCTCAACATAGATGTGGCAGTTGGGGGCATAGATCAGCGGAAGATACACATGCTCGCACGAGAGAACTTACCGAAGCTCGGCTTTAAAGCTCCTATATGCATCCATACCCCGCTTTTAATCGGGTTGGACGGAGCGAAGATGTCCTCCTCCCTCGATAACTACATCTCGGTGCACGAGTCAGAATCGGAGGTGGAACGTAAGATAAAGGCAGCATTCTGCCCCTCCAAAGTTGTTGATGGTAATCCTGTGCTGCAAATCTACAGATATATAATCTTTGGGATGGTTGAGGAGGTTAAGATAGAACGCGAGCAGGAATATGGCGGTGATGTGATTTATCATAGTTATGAGCACTTTGAACGCGATTACGAGCTGGGCAAGTTACACCCGCAGGACGTGAAGCAGAATGCCTCGAGATATCTAAATGCGTTGCTGACGCCCATAAGAAAGAGATTGGATGTCTCGAAAACTTTTTAA
- a CDS encoding HlyC/CorC family transporter, translating into MLLSLLGLKFLILLLLLLLSGFFSGSETALIAIGKVRARALVKQGVKGAKDIDELMNQQEAMLTTVLIGNNMVNIGASALATSIAMEFFGSYGVAIATGVMTFLILTFAEIMPKTIAVHHAERISIIVSKPIKMMAYFFMPFIKVVSAITGTFERFMGMAPYKRRVLTEEEVETMLDIGEEEGAIEEDEKEMMMGVLKLDEIRVRNVMTPKDAMVCIDVNQSVDDAVELIKRTGFSRIPVFERTEDNIVGILYAKDLLANRGETSIRKLMKPPYLISDTKRVDDLLKEFQRGRFHIAIVVDNQGKTEGLVCLEDLLEVIVGSIYDEYDIISRS; encoded by the coding sequence GTGTTATTGTCGCTCCTTGGCTTGAAGTTTTTAATCCTTCTTCTACTATTACTCCTCTCTGGCTTCTTCTCTGGTTCAGAGACTGCTCTGATTGCAATTGGAAAAGTAAGAGCGCGAGCACTGGTGAAGCAGGGAGTGAAAGGTGCGAAAGACATAGATGAACTGATGAACCAGCAGGAAGCGATGCTCACCACTGTGCTCATCGGCAATAACATGGTGAATATCGGGGCATCGGCATTAGCAACATCTATCGCAATGGAATTCTTTGGTAGTTATGGCGTGGCAATTGCAACCGGTGTGATGACTTTCTTGATACTCACCTTCGCGGAGATCATGCCCAAGACGATCGCCGTTCACCACGCAGAGCGGATTTCTATCATCGTCTCCAAACCGATAAAGATGATGGCTTATTTCTTCATGCCGTTCATCAAAGTGGTATCCGCAATTACTGGCACTTTTGAACGGTTCATGGGCATGGCACCGTATAAAAGGCGTGTACTGACCGAGGAGGAGGTGGAGACGATGCTGGATATAGGCGAGGAGGAAGGAGCGATAGAGGAGGACGAGAAGGAGATGATGATGGGTGTGTTGAAACTCGACGAGATCAGGGTGAGAAATGTGATGACTCCCAAAGATGCGATGGTATGCATAGATGTCAATCAGAGTGTTGATGATGCAGTGGAGTTGATAAAGAGAACGGGTTTCTCCAGGATTCCTGTATTCGAGCGAACGGAAGATAACATCGTGGGCATTCTATACGCAAAGGACCTGCTGGCGAATAGAGGTGAGACCTCGATACGAAAGCTTATGAAACCCCCTTATTTAATATCGGATACAAAGAGAGTGGATGATTTACTGAAGGAATTTCAACGAGGCAGGTTCCACATCGCTATTGTTGTGGATAACCAGGGCAAGACCGAGGGGTTGGTCTGTCTGGAAGACCTGCTGGAAGTGATTGTAGGCAGTATATACGATGAATACGATATTATTAGCAGGAGTTAG